A part of Antechinus flavipes isolate AdamAnt ecotype Samford, QLD, Australia chromosome 6, AdamAnt_v2, whole genome shotgun sequence genomic DNA contains:
- the LOC127540444 gene encoding olfactory receptor 8K1-like — MEFMDKQNGTLGTLVTEFILMGVTDRPELKVPLFGVFLFIYMVTVVGNLGMIILTKIDSHLQIPMYFFLRHLAFTDLGYSTVVGPKMLVNFVAEKNIISYNWCATQLASFEIFIISELFILSAMAYDRYVAICKPLLYTVIMSDRVCLVLVAIPYLYSTFVSLLVTIEIFILSFCRSNVIRHFYCDSLPLLSIVCSDTHEIEFIILILSALNLLSSFLVVLVSYMFILVAILRMNSAEGRYKAFSTCGSHLTVVIVFYGTLLFMYLQPTSSHSFETDKMASVFYTLVIPMLNPLIYSLRNKEVKGALKRAVANKCKLHI; from the coding sequence ATGGAATTCATGGACAAACAGAATGGAACTTTAGGCACCTTAGTGACTGAATTCATTCTCATGGGAGTTACAGACCGACCAGAACTAAAGGTCCCACTTTTTGGTGTGTTCCTCTTCATCTACATGGTCACAGTGGTAGGGAATCTGGGCATGATCATCCTAACAAAGATTGATTCTCACTTACAAATCCCCATGTACTTTTTCCTCAGGCACCTAGCATTTACTGATCTTGGTTATTCCACTGTCGTTGGTCCCAAAATGCTTGTCAATTTTGTAGCagagaaaaatatcatttcctaCAATTGGTGTGCAACCCAACTAGCTTCCTTTGAGATTTTCATTATTAGTGAACTTTTCATTTTGTCAGCTATGGCTTATGATCGCTATGTGGCTATTTGTAAACCCCTCCTCTACACAGTCATCATGTCAGACAGGGTATGTTTGGTTCTAGTGGCCATCCCTTACCTCTATAGCACTTTTGTGTCATTGTTGGTCacaattgaaatttttattttgtccttttgcAGATCCAATGTCATCAGACATTTCTATTGTGATAGTCTTCCCTTGTTGTCCATTGTATGCTCTGACACACATGAAATAGAATTCATCATTCTCATCTTGTCTGCTTTaaatttgctttcttcctttctagttGTCCTTGTTTCCTATATGTTTATTCTTGTGGCTATCCTCAGAATGAACTCTGCTGAAGGCAGATACAAAGCCTTCTCTACCTGTGGCTCTCATCTCACTGTAGTGATTGTGTTCTATGGAACCCTTCTCTTCATGTATTTGCAGCCCACCTCTAGCCATTCCTTTGAGACAGACAAGATGGCCTCTGTGTTTTATACTTTGGTCATCCCCATGCTCAACCCATTGATCTACAGTTTGAGGAACAAAGAGGTAAAAGGTGCCCTAAAAAGAGCCGTAGCAAATAAATGCAAACTTCATATTTAA
- the LOC127540878 gene encoding LOW QUALITY PROTEIN: olfactory receptor 5M3-like (The sequence of the model RefSeq protein was modified relative to this genomic sequence to represent the inferred CDS: deleted 1 base in 1 codon), whose protein sequence is MLNFTEVTEFILLGLTNRQELQVIFFVIFLIVYIITIVGNVSMIILIKVSPQLSSPMYFFLSHLSFVDVWFSTNVTPKMLENLISENKTISYASCLVQCFFFIALVHVEIFILAVMAFDRYMAIGNPLLYGSKMSRTVCIRLISFPYIYGFLTSLAATLWTYGLYFCGNIEINHFYCADPPLIKMACAGTYVKEYTMIILAGINFTYSLSVIIISYLFILIAILRMRSAEGRKKAFSTCGSHLTAVVIFYGTLIFMYLRRPTEESVEQGKMVAVFYTTVIPMLNPMIYSLRNKDVKEAMNKVISRTCLTK, encoded by the exons atgctcaatttcaCTGAGGTGACAGAATTTATTCTTCTTGGACTGACAAATCGCCAGGAATTacaagttattttctttgttatctttctaatagtttatataatCACCATTGTGGGAAATGTGAGCATGATTATCCTAATCAAGGTCAGTCCCCAGCTCAGTAGCCCCATGTACTTCTTCCTCAGCCACCTGTCCTTTGTGGATGTATGGTTCTCCACCAATGTCACACCCAAAATGCTAGAAAATTTGATATCAGAGAATAAAACTATTTCCTATGCCAGCTGTTTAGttcaatgctttttcttcattgcCCTTGTCCATGTAGAAATCTTTATCTTGGCTGTGATGGCCTTTGATCGTTATATGGCAATTGGTAACCCTTTACTATATGGCAGTAAAATGTCAAGAACTGTCTGTATTCGATTAATCTCTTTCCCATATATATATGGGTTCCTCACTAGTTTGGCAGCAACACTGTGGACTTATGGTTTGTATTTCTGTGGAAATATTGAAATCAACCATTTCTATTGTGCAGATCCTCCACTAATAAAAATGGCCTGTGCTGGGACATATGTTAAGGAGTACACAATGATCATTCTTGCTGGTATTAACTTCACATACTCCTTGTCTGTCataattatttcttatctctttattcTCATTGCTATCCTTCGAATGCGTTctgcagaaggaagg aaaaaagcctTCTCTACTTGTGGATCCCACTTGACAGCTGTTGTTATATTTTATGGGACTCTCATTTTCATGTATCTCAGGCGCCCCACTGAGGAGTCAGTAGAGCAGGGAAAAATGGTGGCTGTGTTTTATACCACAGTAATCCCCATGCTGAATCCCATGATCTACAGCCTGAGAAACAAAGATGTGAAAGAGGCCATGAACAAAGTCATTAGCAGAACATGTTTAAccaaataa